A window of Mucilaginibacter paludis DSM 18603 contains these coding sequences:
- a CDS encoding DUF4342 domain-containing protein, giving the protein MANKESFSLNGETLLKKVKELIAEGNVTKITITDKSGKEFMSIPLSIGLVGALVAPVLAAIGALAALVGECTITVERGEVKKDDEL; this is encoded by the coding sequence ATGGCAAATAAAGAATCGTTTTCGTTAAACGGAGAAACCCTGCTGAAGAAAGTTAAGGAACTGATAGCGGAAGGTAACGTAACCAAAATTACCATTACCGATAAATCGGGCAAGGAGTTTATGAGCATTCCATTAAGCATTGGCCTGGTTGGTGCACTGGTTGCGCCTGTACTGGCGGCCATTGGCGCGCTGGCTGCGTTGGTAGGCGAATGTACCATTACTGTTGAAAGGGGTGAGGTAAAGAAGGACGACGAGCTGTAA
- a CDS encoding NUDIX hydrolase yields MPALQNIKVAVDAVVFGYTSKDGLAVLLIKRNIEPFKEMWALPGGLVKDEESLEEAVQRELKEETGVAINYLEQLYSFGQPGRDPRNRVISITYYGLVKPDAFEIKADTDASDVNWFNIKKLPQLAFDHQEIIRVAHQRLKNKILYEPVGFELLDEKFAFSELEKLYMTVLDRPIDRRNFKKKINKFGFLEETNQKQLLEGAGRPGNLFRFNQQKYFELKKEGINFEI; encoded by the coding sequence ATGCCTGCTCTTCAAAATATTAAGGTTGCGGTTGATGCCGTTGTGTTTGGCTATACCTCAAAGGATGGCTTGGCCGTGCTGCTGATTAAGCGGAATATTGAACCATTTAAAGAGATGTGGGCGCTCCCCGGCGGTTTGGTAAAGGATGAGGAATCGCTTGAGGAAGCCGTGCAGCGCGAACTGAAGGAAGAAACTGGCGTAGCCATCAATTACCTGGAACAACTGTACAGCTTTGGCCAGCCCGGACGCGACCCGCGCAACCGGGTAATCTCCATTACTTATTACGGACTGGTTAAGCCCGACGCCTTTGAAATTAAGGCCGATACCGATGCCAGCGATGTGAACTGGTTTAATATTAAAAAGCTGCCACAACTGGCTTTTGACCACCAGGAGATTATCCGTGTGGCACATCAGCGCCTTAAAAACAAAATTTTATACGAGCCTGTAGGCTTTGAGCTGCTCGACGAAAAATTCGCCTTCTCCGAACTCGAAAAACTGTACATGACCGTACTCGACCGCCCCATTGACCGCCGGAACTTTAAAAAGAAGATCAACAAATTTGGCTTTTTAGAAGAAACCAACCAGAAGCAATTGCTGGAAGGCGCGGGCCGCCCCGGAAACCTGTTCCGCTTTAACCAGCAGAAGTACTTCGAGTTAAAAAAAGAAGGCATCAACTTCGAG